In the genome of Amblyraja radiata isolate CabotCenter1 chromosome 6, sAmbRad1.1.pri, whole genome shotgun sequence, the window agttggatgatcagccatgatcatattgaatggcggtgcaggctcgaagggccgaatggcctactcctgcacctaatttctatgtttctatgtttctctgttttttttttacttgGATGGAATTGAGTTTCAAAGGAATTAGGATGGGATTTGAATTCACGTTTCCAGATCAGTAACCTAGACCTCTGGACCATAGGTGCAAATTTGACCACAATGATCTTATGAAGATGATAATTCCAGCATCCATTGTTTCTTTAGGCACCTCTTCCGTTTTTTTTCCTATGAATTGTATCATTTTTTCCGGCTTATTAAtacctttactttactttactaatCACGTGACTGATACTTTTTTAAAGGCCATTATTTGTAGTAGAGTCGTTATTTGAGAAGATTTTTGTTTTCCGTGAGGAAACAGGTAAAACATTATTTCACGAAGATTCCTTAAAAAAAATCAGCTTTTCCCTCCTCTTAAAATActtcaggttttttttaaaggctcgtggttttttttccccaaatgcTTTACCCCTAAATTTGTAGTCGAGAATAATTAACCCGAATAGTTTAATCTTCATTTTATTCAGAAATATTCTGAGTATTTTGTTTTTACCTGTATATTAATTGTTGTCCAGTCTGTGCCTTGTGGGTAGATCACATTAAATAATGCATTTGGTGTTCACATGTACGTCGATATTAAATGTATCCTATTGTTTCTTTGGGAGAATGGAATAGATTGGAAATGCATCGGGATTGTGGAAAAGTGGTGTAGTCACATCATTATACAACAAAACTCATGTGACTCATAAAAGTGCAATGTTGTATGGCATTTGATTAAACTCCCTTCTGCGcagtaaaaaaaaattctaaacttATTAACTTTTTAGGCAACGACTTTTTGAAGCGTGCCGTGGATCAGCGGGGATATTGCTTTATAAATAAGAAAGCAGTGTGACATTTACGCGGCATTTGGGATGCCCGCTAGGCGTTGATGAGAAACCGAGGTACAGGAAGTGAAATCCTATAAATTGAAGGGTTCTCGCATCTCGCCGCCAAAGGATCTTTGCTCGCCGCTGAGTTTTGCGCGATCACAACACTGCTGCGAGTGACACCATGCTGAACGAACGCTCCGGCGAGACACGGACTACCGGGACCAACAAGAAACCACCGACATACAGGATGAAGAGCAGCTCGCCAAAGCACATTTTCCTGGTTGCCTGCTGTCTGTGCACTTTACCCTTAAGTTCAGGTGCGTCGCTTTTAAAGTTATAATTAAATGTTTAGGGTGCGCAGTCAAACGTCGCagtctgttttattttaaattccaaATTGTTCTTAAAACGCAAATATTCCACgacaaaaaaaaaagtcaaacttTACTTTGTCTTGGTTGCACAACGATTTCAGGTATAACAGAATAAACAGGCACTCCACTCTTTCACCCACACTATTTTTTTGTTGAGATTGAAGTGTTAATGTATAACTTTCCTAATTACTCACATTTGATTTGTGACATTTCTGTGTGGCAGGATCGCATGAGCCCCTGTACTGTAATTTGTTCATAGTAATACAGCTTTCATGGCTAAATTCGGAATGTTATtaaagtttggacacgctagagtatTCGTAGCGCTGGGAAGACGGACCTAAGCTGATCGTTGTACCACACAAGACGTTAATGCTTGATATTGAAAGTCCCATCCGTACTCAGATCCAATCCCATGTGCAAATATTTTGGGACTTTAATTCGGAAAACTGTTTAAATATAAAAATTCGTTGAGGCGATAATTGTAGATGTTATGTCAGATAGAAACGAGCTTGGAATGGATTGGCAAGCAGAAGGATGCGAGGTTTTGCCATCAATCCAAAGTACATTATATCCGTGTTTAAACGATTAGGGTTTCACTTTTTAAGGGTTGTGCCGTCTGCTTTATAGATCTGACCCGTCAAATTGCGGGAGGTTATGAGAACGTGACCAAACCTCTGGGCGAGTGTAATATTTCCTGGATTCATAGAGTTGTGCAGCACCAGCCGCTACACAACTCGTCCGTGCCGTCCCGTCCAGTCCCAGATGCCTATCTATGCTCGTCCAATTTTCCTCCGTTTGGCCCATTCTTTCGAAATGATCCTACACATGTGCtggaaaaatgtattttaaacacgaCTATTGTGGCTGATTCCACTGCCTCCTCTGCCAGCTGGTCCCATAAACCTGCCACCCGTGTGGAAAACCCTGTTTCCCTCAGGTTCCCTTTAAACCTTTTTCCTTATTACAGTAGTCTAAGATAAGTGCTACTCATTTTAAAGCTATGATAGTTGTCATAAACTATATTCATAACTTATTATAACAGCTTTGCATTAAATGTAATACCAAACTATGCAAATACTGGGTATATGCTTCCATCAGAATTGCTTATAATTAGTTATTGATGAAAGTGCCTCTGAAGGcattgaaggtctgaagaagggtctcactatTATGCATCAATCATGGGACCAGTGTGATGAACCATTATTCACCAAATATACCAAATATACATTGTACCATCTTGTGTACAAACAAATACATTAGATGTGGGTAAGTGGATTGTTGTGGTGGAGTTTCCAGGTTCTGAAGAGTTTCTCAATCATTTGTTCCACTCAGTAGTTTTTCAAGGAGTTATTTTGTGTGAAATTATTATGACATAGGAAGATATAATAAATGAGCAAATTTTTCTCACTTTAATAATCAATTTGGAAATGATTTTAAACAAATGTTCCCACTTTTTCACTGAAATTATCATGACATTCTGTTGTTGAAGCTATTGGGTGCATGCATCTTGTTGGAAACAAATCAGGAATGCTCATGCCCTGAAGGCATTAATGATGTGGCCTTTTTAAAGGTTTCATTGCTAATCGTGAATGTGTAGGTGACTTCCTCAATGGAAATGTACCCATTTAATACCATTGCAGTTTAAGGATGCTAGAATTTATATAATTTTCCCAATGTAACCAATTTAGTGTCAAATTTTCCTAGTAATAAAACTCTCTTCGGAGATAGTAGTGTTGGGTTCAAGACCTAATCAGGATTTTACCACTTTAATGAAGATCTACATTGTTAGTGAAGTGCATGCCTgttagatagaacatagaacactacagacccttcggccacagtgtccatgccgaacatgatgccaagttaacctcATCTTCTTGCTTGCACATAATCTAAGTGTCTCCATtcatacatatccatgtgcctatctgaaagtctctaaaatgccactattgtatctaagAAATCTGTGATTTCAAAGTTACTTGTTCAGAAATATCCACATTTATTTAGTTACTTAAACTATCCAACTGCTCTGCTGGGCTTTGAACTCTCATCTCTGCATCCATACTTTTTAATGCTATTGTGTAACCACTATGCCACTGTCCCTAAAGATTCGTGCAATACCAACATCTTGCACCCCAAACATTCTAAATACATGTATGAAGTCCATGTTTCCTGCAATGTTCATTGTCAACGgacttccatataaccatataaccatataacaattacagcacggaaacaggccatctcggcccttctaggggAAAAGgcccattggggaaaaaaactggGTTCCACTGAAGTCTGACATTCTGAATCTCCTGAAGATAAAGAAAACTATTTTAAATAACCCACCATACAAAATGGCCCAAATAAAATAGGTACACAAGGAAGTCACTAAGTAGTTTCAAGTAGGTGATTCTTAATTATCATTGTTGCTTATGTAAAATGGAATAGGGATAGTCCCGTCGCTCCCAGTAACTTTCAACAATCGTTTCTCTCTTGCCCAGATCTGAGGTGAGGTCTTCAATTggaaacgttaactctgtttctttatccacatatgctgcctgccctgcagaatatttccagtattttctatttttgatTCGCTAGAACCGtggctgatcctgtacctcaaatcCATTTTGAAACCTGATCCCCAAATCATTAGATTTTTTAAATATCCAAAATCCTATTGGTCTCGCCCTAGAATATAGTCTCACTTCTTCACCATATTTTCCCCAAAGGTTCCCAGCCTCATTTACCTGGAACCTGTCGATGTTTATTGCAGTTtcaaattgaattaattgaaatatacagcacagaaataggccctttgacccaatgaatccacactgaccattgattacATTATCTATGATATCTCACTGGATATCATAGTGTGGTATCTAtgatatctcacttttgcatccactccctacacattaggggcaacttaaagaggccaattaacctacaaacgcgcacATCTGTGGGATTAAACCAAACCACCTGGAAGAAATCtaggtggtcgcagggagaatatgtaaactccacagggacagcacctgaggttaggatctaACCTGCGATTCCtcatgctgtgaggcagtggctctatatacaatacaattacaatacaattcaatttattgtcatttggaccccttgaggtccaaatgaaatgacgtttctgcagccatacattacaaacaaatagacccaagacacaacataatttacataaacatccatcacattgctgtgatggaaggccaaaaaaaacttatctctccactgcactctcccccccgatgtcagagtcaaagtcaaagcccccggctggcgatggcgattgtcccgcggccattaaagccacgccgggtgatgcaaggtcgcacaccgggttcttggtgttagagcccccggcgtgcgctcgcagagtcccgcaggcattccaagccgcgcggggcggtgatgtaggccccgctccaggagctcttcaaccccgcaactcgggcgggagaagtcgccgttgcaggagCCCTGAAAAGGGCTACCAGAGAGCTATGCCGCCTGAATGAAAGCTTTTGGTTATTTATGAGGTATCTTTGACTTCTAATAATTTCTTTAATGATGGTTACTCACTAGCATCCACGTTTCCATATATTGTTGTATTTTAATGTTAAATGCACATTCTTTAGTGATTTGCATCTGTCATTCTTATTTCTCCTGCTGACAGGATCCCCACATCATTACTTTCAAGATTATTCTGACGAATGGGACAATAACAGTGCAGAGGTAATATTGATGACTTAAGTTATTGTTTAGTGGATGTTAGATTTGATATTGCCTCACTTCACCAATAAATTACACTCTCCAGGGCTGTGCAATGTAATTTAAATGTACTTGTGGTTTTGGTTTCTCCTCTGCAGAATTTGGCTTTGTGTCTCACTCACTTGAGAGCACTTCAGATACAGCCTCAGGTAAAATAACAATCTTAACTTTATCTCTTGAAGACATAGATGAGAagttaattattttgtttaatcGATGAGCTGTTTGTTAGTGAATTCTTCCAGGCAGATATTGCAGTACAATAAGGACATTTTGTTTCTCATCATtaatctctcactttctctcaggCGGCCCCTTGTTTTATAGATACCCTGTTTCCTCTCCTTTTCTGTGCGTTCTGAGATGGCTGACAAAGCCACTGTAGGTTCCACAAACATTTCCAATAAGGGAAGGTTTGCTTGATAGGGTAGGTGTGCAGTAGTTTGAAAAGTGATGTGTCATTTCCTTCATTTATGCTGAGCTTGTGGGCGCACTCAAAGAAGGGTTTTGAGATTTCAATGCTATTCTAAATACAATAATGGGTAGGAATCTCAGGAGATGGTTCAGTTTCAGACTCTTTTCAACAATGCGTTCAGAATGACCTTTAATTATTCCCTCTATTCTCTGGTATTCTTACCTTGATGTAGGTCAGAACAGCTAACTTAGGATTCTGGTATTGAGAATGTAAAGAATGCGGTCTGTCTACTGGAGGTGATCGATTGAAATTAGGGGCTCAAACTTGATATATTAGCCTGAGAGAAGACCCAGacgctggttcagtcttcctatgaatggatttggaggattttgcgGCGATGGGATTAGTAGTATCTCTCCAGAGCATTGAGATGCTCTAAGTCTGTAGTCCATGGTTCAAAGGCTGAGCTTTGTTCTAGGCTTGAGGTCCTGAACTTTAAATACTATTTTACTCACTCGGCCAAGGCTGCACAAGACTGACAAcaatttttctttttctttgacAACACCATGTTCAAAACGTCTTCTGATGCTTACGCCTTTTACCGCATCTATCATAATGGCCACTTGGGCATACTCTTGACTTGTGCTTCGTAGGTGGTAGAAAGTCTTTGGGGAAGTCAGGAAGTTAGTGGCACACTGCTGGACACATTATATCTTACCTTCTCTTGTGGCCAATGGTTTAATGTGAATGGTCCTTTGAGTTCCTCGTCAATGGTCAGTCGGCAGGATGTGGGGTCTTTGGTGATGGTAAACTCAAGGGCTGGTGATCGGACACTCTCCTGTTGGAGAAGGTGTTTGCCTGGCTCTTGTGTTACTCAAATGTTACCTGCCTCTATTCAACCCAAACCTGGTTGTTGTCTAGCTCTTGCTGCATATGGGCATTGATTACTTCATATTCTGAGGAGTTACAAATCAAGAAAACTGAATGTACTACATCTCCACTTGTGGCATTATAATGTAAGGAAGGTAAAGTGCCTTAAGATACTTGAACCACAGATAACTAGTCTGAGGATCACCTGTAGAGATGTCCTGTGGCTGGGACGATGGACCTCTGACAACTGTGCGAGGTATGACACCAGCCACTGCAGTGTTTTCCCTTTGATGTCCAGTTTTTACCAGGGCAGCCAACACGGTCAAATTCGGTCTCGATCTCGCAAACAACCACAATGGAATTCAGACTGAAAAAAgaccctgacccgaaatgtcaccgatccatgttctccagggatgctgcctgacctgctgagttactccagcactttgtgttcttttgtgtattaatcagcatctttttcttatgtaaaccagcatctgtagttcattgtttAGACAATGGAATTGCCTTTTGTTGTATGTTTGCATCAAGCCTGTAATGAGGCTTGGTACTAAATTGTCATAAAAATGTAAGGTTATTGGCAAGAACAAGATGATAGCACTAACATCTACCAGCAATTAACTTGTGGACCTATGAGGTCTCTCTTGTTGGGGACGGTACAATTTCATCACAATTTTTAATTAAGCAGTAACTCATTGGAATGTCACTTAAAAGTGACATAATGTCACTTAGAAATAGCTAGGTGCTGACAAAATTCAAAATGGTTTGTTGATCAGTGACACTTGAAGTGTATAGTTTGGACAGAGCAAAGAAAGCTTTTCTCTTATTCTGATGCTGTTGCTGGATCCTCCACATATTAACAATTATTTCCATGAATGTGCAGCACCAAAGGATGAcaaaaagtgctgcagtaactcaacgggtcaggcagcatccttgtagaACATCGATAAGAGATGCTTCGGGTTGCGATATTTCGGCTGAGAGTCCCAACATGAAAAGttacctacccatgttcttcagcaatgctgcctgacccactgagttactccagcactttttttgtaaaccagcatctgcagttccttgtttcgtcaTCACTAAAAGTACTAGGTCTCGGCTATTAGATATATCTCCTTTGATCAGCAAGAGCTTGTATCTtgagaaggaaggagaaggaaAGGATATTTAATTGATCTGTTTTATCCTGAAATCAAAGATGATTTGTTATAAATGGCAGTGATGCACCACATGAGATATCCAAATTGACAGCATTTGAGGTAAAAGAGATGAGAGCCCACAAAACCAAGATGTCATTGGAACAGTAAAATTTCCATAATGAGTTTGTTAATTGGGAATGTTTATTTCCATTTTCAGATGACTAAATTTGTTATGGACTTTTGCAATGCCATCCGACAAAATGTGCCTAGAACTGGGGTGAGTATTTAGCATTAATCCCCCTGAAAtaatttaaatcattttttttcttaCTAGTTTTCATTAAATATAAAAGTCACATAAATGTTACTGTTAATTATTTACTTACTCAACATTACATTGTTTTATTCTCTAGAGTGATGATAATGAGGCCATGTATAAAAGAGTAAGTATACTTTCTTATTTAAAGATTAAAATAATGAAAATTGTATGTATTGCTGAATATTAttaaaatcttgtttttctttgatGCAGTTTTTATTTCATTACTCCAAAACACAAAGTCCACATCTGAAAAACACGGTAACTATTTTCAGTTAAAATGAAACAATTGCAGTATTTAAATATGTCTTATTATGAATATTATCCCGGTAAaacgcttcctctggcagcttatacatagcaccctctgtgtaaaaaaagttgcccttaaAGTTCCTATGAAatgttttccctctcatcttaaacttatgtcctctagttcttgattccctaacactggggcgggggagctgtgggGATTCTATCTaggcccctcatgatttttacattttatacatttacaagatatttggataggcatatgggcaAGAAAGATTGAGAGGTATATGGCAAGCAGGTGTGGCTGGTGTAGACGAGGTAACTtggatggcatgggcaagttgaggtgAAGGGCCGTTTTCTGTGCTGGAcaaatctatgactctataagatcactcctcagtctGCTATGTCCCAAGAAATAAATTCCTAGCCGGCCAAACCTCTCCATATTTATTCAGTGCCTTGAGGCTTCTTCTGGAAGGTATTAAATGATTTTACTTTCCAGTGCAAGTTTATAATCGGTATTAAAGAACTGTATTCTAAATCCTTAAGAAACAAATTAGCTTAAAGAGGTTTATATATATTTTCCCCAGTATCTGTaagttaaaatatttaaatacaaGAGTGGAGTTTAGATTTAAGTAAGAGTTGGATTTCAATAAAATATTTTAGAGAATCTATTGTTGGGATAATTATGTCCAGAGATTTATTGTCTGATCAAAATAGTCCTAACATTAGTACTGGTATTTGTACCATAGTAATAGTACTGATACTATTTTGTATGTTAATCTAttgatattttctgttttttttctttttggatGTAGCTATCTGCCGTGCATCCCTTACTGCACCTTGCACCAAAACTTTCGGAAAGAAGAATGGATAGAACTCTTTATTCAGTATGCATTTTTTCCTTCCTTACTTTGTAAACTTCATTTTACATGCCTTGACTTTGTTTGCCCAAATCTGCAGTATATAAATTTTGTCGCATGGCTTTTTAATAACAACATAATCATTAACTTTGCAACAAAGCTATGTTGTATTAATCATGAATGAGATCAGTCTGATTTGACAATGGAGTAGGAGCACATTTTTCAGTGATGTTCAAAATCAGGATAGTGATTGAATGTGAATAATCTCAATTTTGACGTTAAATTACAAATGGGAGAGTGCTTATGAAATCAAATATAAAATAAGAAAATGCAGTGCAAATCAAACCAACTATAAAATGTTGTATTCTTGAACTACAAAAGATATgcagaatagtctgaagaagtgtcctgatccaaaatgtcattcatccattcccttcatagatTGAGTTATTTCCTGTTTTATTTACATTCTTCATAGACCTTGACTGGTTTTCATGTCCCTAAAATTTACAAATGCTTCCTTTTTACGTTGGACCCAAATTTACAATTTCTCCTCATCCAAAATTCTGTTCCCTAATCTTACCGTCCGTCCATTCTATTTACATAggcatacaggccctttggcctaacttgtccatgctgaccaaaacacCCCActtaagcaagtcccatttgcctgcgtttggtgcaTATCCCTCTCAAAACGTTCCTATCCTTGGTGTCCTGTCCAGGTGTCCTTTAAATGCTTTTACattactgcctcaactaccccctcagcCAGCTTGTGCCAGATactaaccaccctctgagtgaaaaagtagccctcaggtttgtattaaatcttatcCCTGTCACCATAAACATATGGCCTCAAGCTTTTGATTCCCCCACCCTGCGTAAAAGACTGTGAATTCACCCAATCTactccccttgtgattttatgcacctctcaaAGCCAacagcctccggcgctccaaggaataacatcCTTAGCCAGCCCACCCTCGTTCTATAGCTCAGCTGCTCatgtccttgcaacatcctcgtaaatcaaccTGTAATACCACTTTCAGgggactatgtacctgtactcctagaaccCTCAGCTCTACAGCACATCCCAGGGTCCTACCATTCACTCTAAAACCCTTTCCTGATTTgacctcctaaaatgcaacatctcacacttatctgcattaaactccatttgccatttcacaGCCCACTTGCCCTGTTGATCAAGAGCCTTTTTTGATAGCCATCTTCCCTCTCTCCGATACTACCTGCcttagtgttatctgcaaacttactaatcatgccttgtacattttcaaCCAAATTAATATAAATCACAAgcagcaatggacccagcaccgaaccctgaggcacacccctCCTGACCCTTCCACTATTACATGGTGTAATGGtggaagggggaactgtacaaaagggacggattgcttaacaggtgggggaccagcattctggcaggcaggtttgccactgctacacaggtggttttaaactgaataaggggggtggggtgtcgaatgggatagttgaggatggagttaaagggaaagggtttcttaaatgtgtgagcgtagagacagaggggtgtaaaatgagggtcgaagcaataggtagcaaggtgaaatgtggcaggcagacaaatccagggcaaaaatcaaaaagggccacttttcaacataatagtataaggggtaagagtgttgtaaaaacaagcctgaaggctttgtgtctcaatgcaaggagcattcgtaataaggtggatgagttgaatgtgcagatagctattaatgactatgatatagttgggatcacggagacatggctccagggtgaccatggctgggagctgaacatccagggatattcaatattcaggtgggatagacagaaagggaaaggaggtggggtagcgttgctggttagagagcagattaacgcaatagaaaggaaggacattagcttggaggatgtggaatcgatatgggtagagctgcgaaacactaaggggcagaaaactctagtgggagttgtgtacaggccacctaacagtagtaggggAGTTGGGgaaggcatcaaacaggaaattagaaatgcgtgcaacaaaggtaaaacagttataatgggtgacttcaatctacatatagattgggtgaatcaaattggcaagggtgctgaagaagaggatttcttggaatgtatgcgggatagttttctaaaccaacatgtagagaaccaacgagagagcaggctattctagattgggtattgagtaatgaggaagggttagttagcagtcttgttgtgcgtggccccttgggcaagagtgaccataatatggttgagttcttcattaggatggagagtgacattgttaagtcagaaacaagggtcctgaacgtaaagaaaggtaactttgagggtatgagacgtgaattggccaagataaactggcaattgattcttaatgggttgacggtggatatgcaatggaaggcatttaaagactgcatggatgaactacaacaattgttcatcccagtttggcaaaaaaataaatcagggaaggtagttctgaaggtagtggggaaggaaattcagagtccagcagaggaggacaaagggcttaattaggaaagggaaaatagattttgaaagaaaactggcagggaacataaaaactgactgcaaaagcttttatagatatgtgaagagaaaaagattagttaaaacgaatgcaggtcccttgcagtcagaaacaggttaattgatcatggggaacaaggacatggcagaccaattgaataactactttggttctgtcttcactaaggaagacataaataatctgccggaaatagcaggggaccgggggtcaaatgagatggaggaactgagtgaaatccaggttagccgggaagtggtgttaggtaaattgaatggattaaaggccgataaatccccagggccagataggctgcatcccagagtacttaaggaagtagccccagaaatagtggaagcattagtgataatttttcaaaacgctttagattctggagtagttcctgaggattggagggtagctaatgtaaccccactttttaaaaagggagggagagagaaaacggggaattacagaccagttagtctaacgtcggtagtggggaaactgctagaatcagttattaaagatgggatagcagcacatttggaaagtggtgaaatcattggacaaagtcagcatggatttatgaaaggtaaatcatgtctgacgaatcttatagaatttttcgaggatgtaactagtagagtggataagggagaaccagtggatgtgttatatctggactttcagaaggctttcgacaaggtcccacataagagattagtatacaaacataaagcacacggtattgggggttcagtattgatgtggatagagaactggctggcagacagtaaaccggtccttttcacaatggcaggcagtgactagtggggtaccgcaaggctcagtgctgggaccccagctatttacaatatatattaatgatttggacgagggaattgaatgcaacatctccaagtttgcggatgacacgaagctggggggtagtgttagctgtgaggaggatgctaggaggctgcaaggtgacttggataggctgggtgagtgggcaaatgcatggcagatgcagtataatgtggataaatgtcacgttatccactttggtggcaaaaacaggaaagtagactattatctgaatggtggccgattaggaaagggggagatgcaacgagacctgggtgtcatggtacaccagtcattgaaagtaggcatgcaggtgcagcaggcagtgaagaaagcgaatggtatgttagctttcatagcaaaaggatttgagtataggagcagggaggttctactgcagttgtacagggtcttggtgagaccacacctggagtattgcgtacagttttgttctcctaatctgaggaaagacattcttgccatagagggagtacagagaaggttcaccagactgattcctgggatgtcaggactttcatatgaagaaagactggatagactcggtttgtactcgctag includes:
- the nms gene encoding neuromedin-S — translated: MLNERSGETRTTGTNKKPPTYRMKSSSPKHIFLVACCLCTLPLSSGSPHHYFQDYSDEWDNNSAENLALCLTHLRALQIQPQMTKFVMDFCNAIRQNVPRTGSDDNEAMYKRFLFHYSKTQSPHLKNTLSAVHPLLHLAPKLSERRMDRTLYSPHNGRNPDVYSR